A section of the Natranaeroarchaeum aerophilus genome encodes:
- a CDS encoding type II toxin-antitoxin system PemK/MazF family toxin translates to MSYQRGDVVWGPDPFKSGENPRPWLILNNDSHPFGDEEYMTVTLTTTPHDEGIPLEDADWVEGGMPRQSYASPWAVASPKHAAIVRRQGRLHESFVRTVVDALETYLEPPNEES, encoded by the coding sequence ATGAGTTACCAGCGCGGCGATGTCGTCTGGGGCCCGGATCCGTTCAAGTCGGGTGAAAATCCGCGGCCGTGGCTGATCCTGAACAATGACAGCCATCCGTTCGGCGACGAGGAATACATGACGGTCACGCTGACGACGACACCCCACGACGAAGGGATTCCCCTCGAGGACGCCGACTGGGTCGAAGGCGGAATGCCTCGGCAGAGCTACGCCTCACCGTGGGCCGTTGCGTCGCCAAAGCACGCCGCGATCGTCCGGCGACAGGGTCGCCTGCATGAGTCGTTCGTCCGGACCGTTGTCGACGCTCTCGAAACCTACCTCGAACCACCGAACGAAGAATCTTGA
- a CDS encoding class I SAM-dependent methyltransferase, translating to MREFSESYLRDTRAGMWDDSRQALAALDLQDCDSILDVGCGTGELSRVLAEESGVEVLAVDADTDLLDAAREHVTPVAGDATRLPIPDDAVDLVICQALLINLPDPAAAIEEFARVASKRVAAVEPDNAAVTVESSVEAEAELAARARAAYLDGVGTDVTLGGSPTAALFEQAGLDDVTTDRYDHERIVAAPYSQRDLDAAKRKATGDGLAADRTEMQVGGLTDEGYDRLRSAWREMGRAVIEQMQTGEYRRREVVPFFVTTGVVE from the coding sequence GTGCGAGAGTTCTCCGAGTCGTACCTGCGGGACACCCGCGCAGGGATGTGGGACGACTCACGGCAGGCGCTTGCGGCCCTTGACCTGCAGGACTGTGACTCGATCCTCGACGTCGGCTGTGGAACGGGCGAACTCTCCCGCGTGCTCGCCGAGGAAAGCGGCGTCGAGGTGCTAGCCGTGGACGCCGACACGGACCTGCTCGATGCCGCCCGCGAGCACGTCACTCCGGTCGCCGGGGACGCGACTCGCCTGCCCATCCCCGATGATGCGGTCGATCTGGTCATCTGTCAGGCGCTGCTGATCAACCTCCCCGACCCCGCCGCCGCGATCGAGGAGTTCGCGCGCGTAGCGAGCAAGCGCGTCGCGGCGGTCGAACCGGACAACGCCGCGGTAACGGTCGAGTCGAGCGTCGAGGCCGAGGCGGAACTCGCCGCCCGTGCGAGAGCGGCCTACCTCGACGGCGTCGGGACCGATGTCACGCTCGGTGGGAGCCCGACTGCCGCGCTGTTCGAGCAAGCGGGACTGGACGACGTCACGACAGACCGTTACGATCACGAACGGATCGTCGCCGCGCCGTACTCCCAGCGCGATCTCGACGCCGCAAAGCGCAAAGCGACCGGTGACGGACTGGCGGCCGACCGCACCGAGATGCAGGTCGGGGGACTGACCGACGAGGGCTACGACCGCCTCCGGAGTGCGTGGCGCGAGATGGGGCGGGCGGTAATCGAGCAGATGCAGACCGGCGAGTACAGACGCCGCGAGGTCGTTCCTTTTTTCGTCACGACCGGTGTCGTCGAGTAG
- a CDS encoding electron transfer flavoprotein subunit alpha/FixB family protein, whose product MVEIDPTEYDISELGPKIKDVEDLEELEAMLDLEADGEDRVPVKTLIESRIEALGEDEENGDEDADITEMSTADAANLIRDIDDPDRLEELQETEEAGENRDTVLRLIGQQLDSVLGSEETDIEIEIEPPEEAHPHLDHPTADKAHVRSLDGGEYRDMWVYCETQGGELLDVSKELLGKARELMDEYNEEYQEDENVVAVVIGSDVEELAEETISYGADVALYYDDPELDRFRHKPYTEIYCDMARGAGHPYVREDRHEEEWRDYDEPRYVVFPATHNGRDLSALVQAELDSGLASDCSDLYIDDVVISNPAKTGGEGGKKQFERVLHMPRPDFSGFEYSTILCLDSPRREFHPQGASVIPGKFELPDPDYEREGQVIEHDLELDEDWLLVDIEEYDLLESGVDLTDHQVVVCVGRGIDRDPTKGIELGLELTDAFEDAAFGLTRGIITSSFQFDGHVEEYTGEDRQIGESGQEVQPELYIAAGVSGAIQHKVGCDESDTIVAINTDADADIRDWSDYYIQGDLFEVLPNLIEALESGDPSDAIVEAAVATDGGETDD is encoded by the coding sequence ATGGTCGAGATAGATCCAACCGAGTACGATATCTCCGAACTCGGGCCGAAAATCAAGGACGTCGAAGATCTCGAGGAGCTGGAGGCAATGCTCGACCTCGAAGCCGATGGCGAGGATCGCGTCCCGGTCAAGACGCTCATCGAGAGCCGGATCGAGGCGTTGGGCGAGGACGAGGAGAATGGCGACGAGGACGCCGACATCACCGAGATGAGCACGGCAGATGCCGCGAATCTGATCCGCGATATCGACGATCCCGACCGGCTCGAAGAGCTGCAGGAGACCGAGGAGGCAGGCGAAAACCGTGACACGGTCCTTCGGCTGATCGGCCAGCAACTCGACTCGGTACTGGGCAGCGAGGAGACCGATATCGAGATCGAGATCGAACCGCCCGAAGAGGCACATCCACACCTCGATCACCCGACCGCGGACAAAGCCCACGTCCGATCGCTCGACGGCGGCGAGTATCGGGATATGTGGGTTTACTGTGAGACGCAGGGGGGTGAACTCCTCGACGTCTCGAAGGAACTGCTCGGGAAGGCCCGCGAGCTGATGGACGAGTACAACGAGGAGTACCAGGAAGACGAGAACGTCGTCGCGGTCGTGATCGGCTCGGACGTCGAGGAGCTTGCCGAGGAGACGATCTCATACGGCGCGGACGTGGCGCTGTACTACGACGATCCCGAACTCGATCGGTTCAGGCACAAACCCTATACCGAGATCTACTGCGATATGGCCCGCGGTGCGGGCCATCCCTACGTCCGCGAGGACCGCCACGAGGAGGAGTGGCGCGACTACGACGAGCCACGCTACGTCGTCTTCCCGGCGACGCACAACGGTCGGGATCTTTCGGCGCTGGTCCAGGCCGAACTCGACTCGGGGCTGGCCAGTGACTGTTCGGACCTCTACATCGACGATGTGGTCATCAGCAACCCCGCAAAGACCGGCGGCGAGGGCGGGAAGAAACAGTTCGAGCGCGTCCTTCACATGCCCCGCCCGGACTTTTCGGGCTTCGAGTACTCGACGATCCTCTGCCTGGACTCGCCCCGGCGGGAGTTCCACCCGCAGGGCGCGTCGGTGATTCCCGGCAAGTTCGAGCTGCCCGATCCCGATTACGAGCGCGAAGGACAGGTGATCGAACACGACCTCGAACTCGACGAGGACTGGCTGCTCGTCGACATCGAGGAGTACGATCTGCTCGAAAGCGGCGTCGACCTCACGGACCACCAGGTCGTCGTCTGTGTCGGCCGCGGGATCGACCGTGACCCCACCAAGGGGATCGAACTCGGCCTCGAGTTGACCGACGCGTTCGAGGACGCCGCCTTTGGCCTGACGCGGGGGATCATCACTTCCTCGTTCCAGTTCGACGGCCACGTCGAGGAGTACACCGGCGAGGACCGGCAGATCGGCGAGAGCGGCCAGGAGGTCCAGCCGGAGCTCTACATCGCTGCGGGCGTCTCCGGCGCGATCCAGCACAAGGTCGGCTGTGACGAGTCCGATACCATCGTCGCGATCAACACGGATGCGGACGCCGACATCCGGGACTGGTCGGACTACTACATTCAGGGCGACCTCTTCGAGGTACTCCCGAACCTGATCGAGGCGCTAGAGAGTGGCGACCCGAGCGATGCGATCGTCGAGGCGGCGGTCGCGACCGATGGAGGTGAGACCGATGACTGA
- a CDS encoding DUF7095 family protein, translating into MERSVALDRAEEIIDTVEQERMPVPVREVWVYGDVALGLDPIDRLDVYVTKDILLEDEPDRAAEFADSHGIEGVGRTVRADWADRHPEYLRANTNGHAAPEQCLAAHLLDDDEPIHLEVCNASFEDNVTQRLQGAKARGAWEQLLDPRGACLWVGDGAGKGRRSKDALAKLRDGELPFPTLPEALTMIGLDDDEAEEAAEAVQAWRTEQEGTTVRGDVV; encoded by the coding sequence ATGGAGCGCAGCGTTGCCCTCGACCGTGCCGAGGAGATCATCGACACCGTCGAGCAAGAGCGGATGCCGGTCCCGGTTCGTGAGGTCTGGGTGTACGGTGATGTCGCGCTCGGCCTCGACCCGATCGACCGTCTCGACGTCTACGTCACCAAGGACATCCTGCTGGAGGACGAACCGGACAGGGCCGCCGAGTTTGCCGACTCCCACGGTATCGAGGGTGTCGGCCGAACGGTCCGGGCTGACTGGGCCGACAGGCATCCCGAGTACCTGCGAGCGAACACGAACGGCCACGCCGCGCCGGAGCAGTGTCTCGCCGCCCATCTGCTCGACGACGACGAGCCGATCCATCTCGAAGTCTGCAACGCGAGCTTCGAGGATAACGTCACCCAGCGCCTGCAGGGCGCGAAGGCTCGTGGCGCGTGGGAACAGCTCCTCGACCCCCGAGGTGCCTGTCTCTGGGTCGGCGACGGTGCGGGGAAGGGGCGGCGAAGCAAGGACGCCCTGGCGAAACTCAGAGACGGCGAACTCCCGTTCCCCACGCTGCCCGAGGCGCTGACGATGATCGGGCTGGACGACGACGAGGCCGAAGAAGCCGCTGAAGCCGTCCAGGCCTGGCGAACCGAACAGGAGGGCACGACGGTTCGCGGCGACGTCGTATAG
- a CDS encoding ABC transporter substrate-binding protein — protein sequence MRHEQSISRRNALKLIGASSVAGLAGCLDGFGNGSDEETAASGYPAADDGAKVWGKILNDHADGRDRYDPDVDGDVLFDPDTVPDTGDGADIDWQQFADDDITLTFGMGLHPYSTVTQPVIPAFEELTGIEVEYEIFPEDQYWLEARDDLQNRREYDGMMTGLWQAGEFHANGWVRDLNEFIEDDDLTDRDWLAMDDFLDDTIELMSFPGPDGEAQLTGFPNGIEAYGAVGCDVPTFEAIDDIADDPGEEISTFEDLERTAEIIHDSDVVTQYDDAPRAGITSRTSTTTLSSANWATMFKTHGGNWIDRDRREAALADPGGGVESLELFGRLMRDYGPEDPGQKNWYRANNALAAGETAMIYTTPSTSGAITEEQIERTHWIPPLPAPDGSDPEVATWVWATGISQYSDNPEAAWLFIQWANSRLGNYMLSARQWEGHGPRAGTARLNYLDEVVGIDESHPGITRSFLDAHIEGMNNVPTDPPAIPVDTPQNMPIMTEAAVAMNSVVRDINDAKTALDEAAPTISEYAQEIPDRYVQ from the coding sequence ATGAGACACGAACAATCCATCTCACGACGAAACGCGCTGAAACTGATCGGTGCCTCCAGTGTCGCCGGTCTCGCCGGCTGTCTGGATGGCTTCGGGAACGGATCGGACGAGGAGACGGCCGCGAGCGGGTACCCCGCGGCCGACGACGGGGCGAAAGTCTGGGGGAAGATCCTCAACGACCACGCCGACGGCCGGGATCGATACGACCCGGATGTCGACGGCGACGTCCTTTTCGACCCGGATACTGTTCCCGACACCGGCGACGGAGCGGATATCGACTGGCAGCAGTTCGCGGACGACGACATCACGCTGACCTTCGGTATGGGCCTTCACCCGTACTCGACGGTCACGCAACCGGTGATTCCGGCTTTCGAGGAGCTGACGGGGATTGAGGTCGAGTACGAGATCTTCCCGGAAGACCAGTACTGGCTCGAAGCCCGGGACGACCTACAGAACAGACGCGAGTACGACGGGATGATGACCGGCCTCTGGCAGGCCGGGGAGTTCCACGCGAACGGCTGGGTGCGCGACCTCAACGAGTTCATCGAGGACGACGACCTGACCGACCGTGACTGGCTCGCGATGGACGATTTCCTCGACGATACGATCGAGCTCATGTCGTTCCCCGGCCCCGACGGCGAGGCCCAGCTCACCGGCTTTCCAAACGGAATCGAGGCCTACGGCGCGGTCGGCTGTGACGTCCCCACCTTCGAGGCGATCGACGACATCGCCGACGATCCGGGCGAGGAGATCTCGACGTTCGAGGATCTCGAACGCACAGCCGAGATCATTCACGACTCGGACGTGGTGACACAGTACGACGACGCTCCCCGTGCGGGGATCACTTCTCGAACTAGCACGACGACGCTTTCCAGTGCCAACTGGGCAACGATGTTCAAAACCCACGGTGGCAACTGGATCGATCGCGACCGACGGGAAGCGGCCCTTGCCGATCCCGGCGGCGGCGTCGAGTCGCTGGAACTCTTTGGCCGCCTGATGCGGGATTACGGTCCCGAGGATCCGGGCCAGAAGAACTGGTACCGCGCGAACAACGCACTCGCCGCGGGCGAGACGGCGATGATCTACACGACCCCCTCGACGTCCGGTGCGATCACCGAAGAGCAGATCGAGCGCACACACTGGATCCCGCCGCTTCCGGCACCCGACGGTAGCGATCCCGAAGTTGCCACCTGGGTCTGGGCGACCGGAATTAGCCAGTACTCGGACAATCCGGAGGCAGCGTGGCTGTTCATCCAGTGGGCAAACTCCCGTCTCGGCAATTACATGCTCTCCGCCCGCCAGTGGGAGGGCCACGGCCCACGTGCCGGCACTGCACGGCTGAACTACCTCGACGAAGTGGTCGGCATCGACGAGAGCCATCCCGGCATCACCCGGAGCTTCCTCGATGCACACATCGAGGGGATGAACAACGTCCCGACAGACCCGCCTGCGATCCCGGTTGACACCCCACAGAACATGCCGATCATGACCGAGGCAGCGGTAGCGATGAACAGCGTCGTTCGAGATATCAACGACGCCAAGACGGCGCTCGACGAAGCCGCGCCAACGATTTCCGAGTACGCACAGGAGATCCCGGACAGATACGTCCAGTAG
- a CDS encoding polymer-forming cytoskeletal protein has protein sequence MSLRSNPLDELSIPDGTTVEEHDLVTDGDVVIGGRSTIEFGVRGRNVLAGEGVEFGGDIEAEADCRLDMWCDVAGNVLVGRDAYLGERVHVGGQLMVSGDLDIGDDVDIEEGFEANGWIVIRNPMPTIVFLFIYLSQLLRIGEEEAAEELFGQFAESEDPEQEPLLIPRNATVSDDAWRVSTPARIGDGCRLHGNVRAESIVVGEDNNIFGSLRARDDILIGSGTRIHGDVTTRNGTVAIADDARVLGDVSCGDLELESGATVDGSMRASGQVELKQDVSREQE, from the coding sequence GTGTCGCTGCGATCGAACCCGCTTGACGAGCTGTCGATTCCCGACGGGACGACAGTCGAAGAACACGACCTGGTGACCGACGGGGATGTGGTGATCGGCGGGCGGAGCACGATCGAGTTTGGCGTCCGCGGCCGGAACGTCCTCGCCGGTGAAGGTGTCGAGTTCGGCGGCGATATCGAGGCCGAGGCGGACTGTCGACTCGACATGTGGTGTGACGTCGCCGGAAACGTTCTGGTCGGCCGGGACGCCTATCTCGGCGAGCGCGTCCACGTCGGCGGCCAGTTGATGGTCAGCGGCGACCTCGACATCGGTGACGACGTGGATATCGAGGAGGGGTTCGAGGCAAACGGCTGGATCGTCATTCGGAACCCGATGCCGACGATCGTCTTCCTCTTTATTTATCTCTCACAGCTCCTGCGGATCGGCGAGGAGGAGGCGGCTGAAGAGCTGTTCGGGCAGTTCGCCGAGAGCGAGGATCCCGAACAGGAACCGCTGTTGATCCCGAGGAATGCGACCGTCAGCGACGACGCCTGGCGGGTCTCGACGCCTGCACGGATCGGCGACGGCTGTCGGCTCCACGGAAACGTCCGCGCGGAGTCGATTGTTGTCGGTGAGGACAACAATATCTTCGGCAGCCTCAGAGCGCGCGACGACATCCTGATCGGCTCGGGAACCCGGATCCACGGCGACGTGACGACGCGCAACGGAACCGTCGCCATCGCCGACGACGCGCGAGTGCTCGGGGACGTCTCCTGTGGCGATCTCGAACTCGAATCCGGCGCGACCGTCGACGGCTCGATGCGAGCGAGCGGGCAGGTAGAGTTGAAGCAGGACGTCTCCCGCGAGCAGGAGTGA
- a CDS encoding FAD-dependent monooxygenase, producing the protein MTDEYEHYEAIVVGAGPGGAAAAAALARQDVETLVLERGVEAGSKNVSGGLIYAEESAPYTMDGLFPDFREAASERPVDENYIHNIAGNRVKTFDLADVHEHDTAWCDSVLRRKMDSWLAERVHERTRETGGGLLTDVRANGLLRENGQIVGVTFDELDPITADVIIAADGVNSELARDAGLMDWDEPDEWFQGVKAVVDMEPDVINERFDIEEDEGAAHLFSGDLFDGVRGGGFLYTNEDSLSIGTVFHLDSLAAKEAEPHELLNSLLTHPVLDQYLQGEYEEREYSAKLVPDSKKVAHPSPHRGRLLLVGDAAGQMQAQGPIIKGMNHAVSAGGLAAEAFAEARTRGDTSQAGELYEQKLENEGVMDKLRPTRYELTSGLSESDFVTSVGNKLLNSSIGRAGLRAFDGTAERLFNSPFVLGMIPDTRTSYVTVPTILGEELGTPVDAEHEVEPPELDDRIGDLTYNVGDPHIELIDSTFEASGTAVTACPVSAKDFGGGCYREEEIKTNGDTQRVVSLDTQPCVECGTCAIVADTKWEHPSGGKGVEYKEG; encoded by the coding sequence ATGACTGACGAGTACGAACACTACGAGGCGATCGTCGTCGGCGCGGGACCGGGTGGTGCCGCAGCGGCGGCCGCGCTTGCCCGGCAGGACGTCGAGACGCTCGTATTAGAACGCGGCGTCGAGGCTGGCTCGAAGAACGTCTCGGGCGGGCTGATCTACGCCGAAGAATCCGCGCCGTACACGATGGATGGCCTGTTTCCCGACTTTCGCGAGGCAGCGTCCGAACGGCCAGTCGACGAGAACTACATCCACAACATCGCCGGGAACAGGGTCAAGACGTTCGATCTGGCCGACGTCCACGAGCACGACACCGCGTGGTGCGATTCGGTCCTCAGGCGGAAGATGGATTCGTGGCTCGCCGAGCGCGTCCACGAGCGGACCCGTGAGACCGGTGGCGGCCTCCTGACGGACGTCCGGGCAAACGGTCTCCTCCGGGAGAACGGCCAGATCGTCGGCGTTACCTTCGACGAACTCGACCCGATCACCGCGGACGTGATCATCGCCGCCGACGGCGTCAACTCCGAGCTCGCCCGGGATGCGGGGCTGATGGACTGGGACGAGCCCGATGAGTGGTTCCAGGGCGTCAAAGCGGTCGTCGACATGGAGCCCGACGTCATCAACGAACGCTTCGACATCGAGGAGGACGAGGGAGCGGCCCACCTGTTCTCGGGCGACCTGTTCGACGGTGTCCGCGGCGGTGGCTTCCTCTACACCAACGAGGACTCGCTGTCGATCGGGACCGTCTTCCATCTGGACTCGCTCGCCGCGAAGGAAGCCGAGCCGCATGAACTACTGAACAGCCTGCTCACCCACCCTGTCCTCGACCAGTATCTGCAGGGTGAGTACGAGGAACGCGAGTATTCGGCGAAACTCGTGCCCGACTCGAAGAAGGTCGCCCATCCCTCGCCACACCGCGGGCGGCTCCTGCTGGTCGGCGATGCCGCCGGACAGATGCAGGCACAGGGGCCGATCATCAAGGGGATGAACCACGCCGTCTCCGCCGGTGGACTTGCCGCAGAAGCCTTCGCCGAGGCGCGGACTCGCGGCGACACCTCGCAGGCGGGAGAACTCTACGAGCAAAAACTCGAAAACGAGGGCGTGATGGACAAGCTCCGGCCAACTCGCTACGAACTGACCAGCGGGCTGTCCGAAAGCGACTTCGTCACCTCGGTCGGCAACAAGCTACTGAACTCGTCGATCGGGCGGGCGGGTCTGCGCGCGTTCGATGGCACTGCCGAGCGCCTGTTCAACTCCCCGTTCGTGCTTGGGATGATCCCCGACACCCGCACGTCCTACGTGACGGTGCCGACGATCCTCGGCGAGGAGCTGGGAACCCCGGTCGACGCCGAGCACGAGGTCGAGCCGCCCGAACTGGACGACCGGATCGGCGATCTGACCTACAACGTCGGCGATCCTCACATCGAGCTGATCGACAGCACATTCGAGGCCAGCGGGACCGCCGTGACGGCCTGTCCCGTGAGCGCGAAGGACTTTGGCGGTGGCTGCTACCGCGAGGAGGAGATCAAGACCAACGGCGACACCCAGCGCGTCGTCAGCCTCGACACCCAGCCCTGCGTCGAGTGTGGCACCTGTGCCATCGTCGCCGACACGAAGTGGGAACACCCCAGCGGCGGCAAGGGCGTCGAGTACAAGGAGGGCTGA
- a CDS encoding MarR family transcriptional regulator: MPIDIEMFESSPEDRLQNGGETNADRVMRFLAGHPDQAFTQSEIRDATDVKAGSISVVLSRLEERGLVRHKGNYWALGEADDVAAYTSMVESTRAANERYGEEDMDEWLEHAVDDEDTE; the protein is encoded by the coding sequence ATGCCCATCGACATCGAGATGTTCGAATCCTCTCCTGAAGACCGACTGCAGAACGGTGGGGAGACGAATGCCGACCGCGTGATGCGGTTCCTCGCTGGCCACCCCGACCAGGCGTTTACTCAAAGTGAGATTCGCGATGCGACCGACGTGAAGGCCGGGAGCATCAGCGTCGTCCTCTCGCGCCTTGAGGAGCGCGGACTCGTTCGCCACAAAGGCAACTACTGGGCCCTCGGTGAAGCCGACGACGTGGCCGCGTATACGAGTATGGTCGAGAGCACGCGTGCCGCAAATGAGCGCTACGGTGAGGAGGACATGGACGAGTGGCTGGAGCACGCTGTCGACGACGAGGACACTGAATGA
- a CDS encoding AbrB/MazE/SpoVT family DNA-binding domain-containing protein: MSSSTRDPEVVRVSQKGQATIPKTLREKFGIDTPGEVFIYEEDERIIVEPVPSLEELGGIHADTDRERGDVIDRVRELKHEEHRREEARTNRFRPADSEDE, encoded by the coding sequence ATGTCGAGTAGTACCCGAGACCCAGAGGTCGTACGTGTCTCGCAGAAGGGACAGGCGACGATCCCGAAGACGCTCCGGGAGAAGTTCGGGATCGACACCCCTGGTGAGGTGTTCATTTACGAGGAAGACGAGCGGATCATCGTCGAACCAGTCCCATCACTCGAAGAGTTAGGCGGGATTCACGCTGACACCGACCGCGAGCGTGGCGACGTGATCGACCGGGTTCGCGAACTGAAACACGAGGAACACCGGCGCGAAGAGGCCCGTACTAACCGATTCCGACCGGCTGACTCGGAAGATGAATGA
- a CDS encoding 4Fe-4S dicluster domain-containing protein, whose product MAIDANFEQNREIHEEENEHGVTVWGPVDPPEQLGIHGTHVAVDFDICLADGACLEDCPVDVFEWVDTPGHPESEIKAEPAHEEQCIDCMLCVDVCPVDAIDVDSGRAGRT is encoded by the coding sequence ATGGCCATCGATGCAAACTTCGAACAGAACCGGGAGATCCACGAGGAGGAGAACGAGCACGGCGTCACCGTCTGGGGGCCGGTCGACCCGCCCGAGCAACTCGGCATCCACGGCACACACGTCGCCGTCGATTTCGACATCTGTCTGGCTGACGGTGCGTGTCTGGAGGACTGTCCGGTCGACGTCTTCGAGTGGGTCGATACGCCGGGACATCCCGAGAGCGAGATCAAGGCCGAACCGGCACACGAAGAGCAGTGTATCGACTGCATGCTCTGTGTAGACGTCTGTCCGGTCGACGCGATCGATGTCGACTCCGGCCGTGCAGGGCGCACGTAA
- a CDS encoding PIN domain-containing protein — MSNRYVFDTEAIIAYLYDEPGRSVVEEYLRDVRDETFEGLLAETNAGEVLYLIARFEGIDDNPTTDSLRTADRDLRSLERWGIQIERADWRLAAEVKADGHISFADAHGVALAHERNATLIAGADDDFETLPIDVDVVRFREDDV; from the coding sequence ATGAGTAACCGGTACGTCTTTGATACCGAAGCGATCATCGCATACCTCTACGACGAGCCAGGTCGGAGCGTCGTCGAAGAGTATCTTCGAGACGTTCGTGACGAGACTTTCGAAGGGCTGCTGGCAGAGACCAACGCTGGCGAAGTACTCTATCTCATTGCTCGCTTCGAGGGAATTGACGACAACCCCACGACAGACTCACTTCGCACTGCCGATCGCGATCTCCGTTCGCTCGAACGGTGGGGGATTCAAATCGAACGAGCTGACTGGCGACTTGCCGCCGAGGTGAAAGCGGATGGTCACATTTCGTTTGCGGACGCTCATGGCGTTGCACTCGCCCACGAGAGGAATGCGACACTCATCGCCGGTGCTGATGATGACTTCGAGACCCTTCCGATCGATGTCGATGTCGTTCGATTTCGCGAGGACGATGTCTAA
- a CDS encoding electron transfer flavoprotein subunit beta/FixA family protein: MFTLTLTKGVPDFSEGAVSFDEDGHLERGDTPTVMNPNDEFALKAALQTKIRNGGTSALMSMGPPGYKDILREGMESVYADELYLLSDREMAAADTWATAITVSVGIEQLDETPDLVFAGFKTADGETGHTGPQTCWGLDWPMITHVISLEAYPEEGVVRAKRLVEGDIEEIETVEAPMPAVIVTDPEFEPVYRRAEHRLKHRDLREETKARAENFEDHLTVWDHEALNLDPDYIGLDGSPTVVQGVDPIPKAPSEREATEIDPADEESMGELLDELGPHAAGRAEAGGD; the protein is encoded by the coding sequence ATGTTCACACTAACACTTACCAAAGGAGTACCGGATTTCAGTGAAGGCGCGGTGTCGTTCGACGAAGACGGACATCTCGAACGCGGAGACACGCCGACGGTGATGAACCCGAACGACGAGTTCGCACTGAAAGCGGCGTTACAGACCAAGATCAGGAACGGCGGGACTTCGGCGCTGATGAGTATGGGGCCGCCGGGTTACAAGGACATCCTCAGAGAGGGGATGGAGTCGGTGTACGCCGACGAACTCTACTTGCTCTCCGATCGGGAGATGGCGGCGGCCGACACCTGGGCGACGGCGATCACAGTGTCCGTGGGGATCGAACAGCTCGACGAGACGCCCGATCTGGTCTTCGCCGGATTCAAGACCGCTGACGGGGAGACGGGCCACACCGGCCCACAGACCTGCTGGGGACTCGACTGGCCGATGATCACGCACGTCATCTCCCTCGAAGCGTATCCCGAGGAGGGTGTCGTGCGGGCAAAACGACTCGTCGAGGGCGATATCGAGGAGATCGAAACGGTCGAAGCGCCGATGCCTGCAGTGATCGTCACCGATCCCGAGTTCGAGCCGGTGTATCGGCGGGCGGAACACCGGCTGAAGCACCGGGATCTGCGGGAGGAAACGAAAGCGCGGGCCGAGAACTTCGAGGACCATCTGACCGTCTGGGATCACGAAGCGCTCAACCTCGACCCGGACTACATCGGGCTCGACGGCTCGCCGACGGTCGTTCAGGGCGTCGATCCGATCCCGAAAGCGCCATCCGAACGCGAGGCGACGGAGATCGATCCCGCAGACGAGGAGTCGATGGGCGAACTGCTCGACGAACTGGGGCCACACGCTGCGGGCCGTGCGGAGGCGGGGGGTGACTGA
- a CDS encoding DUF5800 family protein, translating into MTTLAFDEHGVDVVYEGTEFRLDKELIEDATQKGYYDVTDHEVLQMVASNPNLQGEPRRIGDIVDWE; encoded by the coding sequence ATGACTACACTTGCGTTCGACGAACACGGCGTCGACGTCGTCTACGAAGGAACCGAGTTCCGACTGGACAAGGAACTGATCGAAGACGCGACACAGAAAGGCTACTATGACGTGACCGACCACGAGGTGCTCCAGATGGTCGCCTCCAACCCGAACCTGCAGGGCGAGCCGCGCCGGATCGGCGACATCGTGGACTGGGAGTAG